From one Mangrovibacterium diazotrophicum genomic stretch:
- a CDS encoding glycosyltransferase family 4 protein gives MKQKVLALYGNRVFYGHERSNIQVFKTLTEGGTDLHILINKKGIAPQAKEILDKNQISYSQICYPDWADMRKPFTTWKVLKYGRKVIKHNLDFLKVHRQYKPDFVYIANDFMYINLIPSFLLINTKIIYRIGDAPVLTWKPFNFLWRNYIVRRTHKFVCISKYILGKVREAGRVTTPKDVIIYNFPPIRLPSKEIPFEKKGLTFSYLGQIFENKGVALFVESAIEICKKYDHVYFTLAGSLLYANEFSQTLLEKVENSGYGDRITFLGSIENIESFFKNTDVLVTPSLKEEPLGNVIVEAKANRTPSIIFKSGGMPELINHLEDGFICAAKTCEGLNEAIEYYASKPEFIAKHGANAYSSIEKLQIEQQSFFTKWNNVFPSK, from the coding sequence ATGAAACAAAAAGTATTAGCACTATACGGGAATAGAGTATTTTACGGGCATGAGCGTTCGAACATACAAGTATTTAAAACATTGACAGAGGGAGGAACAGACCTTCATATTCTAATCAACAAAAAAGGTATAGCTCCGCAGGCAAAGGAAATTCTTGATAAAAACCAGATCTCTTATTCACAAATTTGTTACCCCGATTGGGCTGATATGCGTAAACCTTTTACTACTTGGAAAGTATTAAAATATGGCAGAAAAGTAATAAAACACAATCTTGATTTTCTTAAGGTACACAGACAATATAAACCTGATTTCGTATACATTGCAAACGACTTCATGTACATAAACCTGATTCCGTCTTTTTTACTAATTAATACAAAAATCATTTACCGTATTGGAGATGCACCAGTATTAACATGGAAACCGTTCAACTTTTTGTGGCGAAATTATATCGTTCGAAGAACACATAAGTTTGTTTGTATCTCGAAATACATTTTGGGAAAAGTACGGGAAGCAGGAAGAGTTACAACACCGAAGGACGTTATTATTTATAATTTCCCCCCGATTAGACTCCCAAGTAAGGAGATTCCATTTGAGAAAAAAGGGCTTACATTTTCTTATCTGGGACAGATTTTTGAAAACAAAGGAGTTGCTCTTTTTGTAGAGTCTGCTATCGAGATTTGTAAAAAGTATGATCATGTATATTTTACACTCGCTGGCAGCTTACTCTATGCCAACGAATTCTCACAAACGCTATTAGAAAAGGTTGAGAACTCTGGCTACGGTGACAGAATCACCTTTTTGGGAAGCATTGAGAACATTGAGAGTTTTTTTAAAAATACTGATGTACTCGTTACTCCATCTTTAAAAGAAGAACCTCTCGGCAATGTAATTGTTGAAGCAAAGGCTAATCGGACGCCTTCAATCATTTTTAAATCTGGCGGAATGCCCGAATTAATCAACCACTTGGAAGATGGTTTTATTTGTGCTGCAAAAACATGTGAAGGACTTAATGAAGCAATCGAGTACTATGCTAGTAAACCTGAGTTTATAGCAAAACATGGAGCTAATGCCTATTCGTCGATTGAAAAACTGCAAATAGAACAGCAATCTTTTTTCACAAAATGGAATAACGTATTTCCGTCCAAATAA
- a CDS encoding glycosyltransferase family 4 protein — protein MKVTFFFRPKMRGVHSIETLFGNLFNQFPRDIEKEVYICTHKWKRFHSYLKARKYQGEVNHITGDIHQIALFLNRGKTILTIHDIGRWERDLKGWKKRLFKLLWLDLPLRSATIVTTISEFTKSKLVQECGIAADKIRVIHNPATIDFNYAPGAFNAESPTILQIGSGAQKNLNRLIEAVKGTPFRLLLIRRPDAAIEFKLQSLNIPYEWHSNLSRQEVYECYKKCDLIFFASEYEGFGVPILEANAVGRPVVTSNLASMPEVAGKSAILVNPYDVQEIRDALFKLKEKEQYRVQLIQEGIENLKRFSPEKTAQAYYELYQEIKQTN, from the coding sequence ATGAAAGTCACGTTCTTCTTCCGGCCAAAAATGAGAGGCGTGCACAGCATCGAGACGCTTTTTGGCAATTTATTTAATCAGTTTCCTCGAGACATAGAGAAGGAAGTCTACATATGCACCCACAAATGGAAACGCTTTCATAGCTATTTAAAAGCCCGAAAATATCAAGGAGAGGTAAACCATATTACAGGAGATATCCATCAAATAGCTCTATTTTTAAATCGAGGAAAAACGATATTGACAATCCATGATATTGGTCGTTGGGAGAGAGACTTGAAAGGATGGAAGAAAAGACTTTTCAAATTGCTTTGGTTAGATTTACCCCTACGTAGTGCAACCATAGTGACAACAATCTCAGAATTCACAAAATCAAAATTAGTCCAGGAATGCGGTATTGCAGCTGATAAAATTAGAGTAATACACAATCCTGCGACAATAGATTTCAACTATGCGCCAGGAGCATTTAACGCTGAGAGTCCTACGATTCTCCAAATCGGAAGTGGTGCACAAAAGAATCTTAACCGATTGATTGAAGCAGTTAAAGGGACCCCATTTCGTTTGTTGTTGATTCGCCGCCCTGATGCTGCAATAGAGTTCAAACTTCAATCATTGAATATCCCTTACGAATGGCATAGTAACCTTTCTCGCCAAGAAGTATATGAGTGTTATAAAAAATGTGACCTTATTTTCTTTGCATCAGAGTATGAAGGCTTTGGTGTTCCAATTCTCGAAGCTAATGCCGTCGGGCGCCCAGTAGTTACATCTAATCTGGCATCAATGCCGGAAGTAGCCGGCAAATCAGCAATCTTAGTTAATCCATACGATGTACAAGAAATCAGAGATGCACTATTTAAATTAAAAGAAAAGGAGCAATACCGTGTACAATTAATACAAGAAGGGATAGAAAATCTGAAGCGATTTTCTCCAGAAAAAACAGCCCAGGCCTATTACGAACTTTATCAAGAAATTAAGCAGACAAACTAA
- a CDS encoding glycosyltransferase family 4 protein, producing MEKITICLWQNSVSPHQIPYIKHLNHGKNVRSVILIVPQLLSANREKLGWSKNFDADTFELIIAPNKDKIREIYTQNTNSIHLFSGIRANQWIFDCFKSSLAFPNLKRGIITEGPLTYKKPLMLHKIRFLIQDYRYVRHYNYVFAIGEDAENYYKSWSSHWKVIPFAYCVDENRTLAKLELSPLIKLLFVGNLTERKNVKLILQALKTCKNKALFHLSIVGDGDQREMLETYVKSNNLDQQVSFKGSSPINQIPKIMDEHDCLILPSVHDGWGAVVNEGLHAGLYVLCSDRCGAKALLSDSERGLIFKSNNTQNLVKSLQDIEGKISEIRSNRPKRQAWSEKSIGGQAIAEYLVSCLTSNTLPKAPWKIDNK from the coding sequence ATGGAGAAAATAACGATATGCTTGTGGCAAAATTCGGTTAGTCCTCACCAAATCCCCTATATTAAACACCTTAATCATGGGAAAAATGTTCGATCGGTTATACTTATTGTACCTCAACTTTTATCTGCCAATCGTGAAAAATTAGGATGGAGCAAAAATTTTGATGCGGATACTTTTGAGCTAATAATAGCACCGAACAAGGACAAAATTCGTGAAATCTATACGCAAAATACAAACAGTATACATCTGTTCTCTGGAATTAGAGCTAATCAATGGATCTTTGACTGTTTCAAAAGCAGCCTTGCATTTCCGAACCTCAAACGAGGAATCATCACGGAAGGACCACTCACTTATAAAAAACCGTTGATGTTGCATAAAATCCGCTTTTTAATCCAGGATTACAGATATGTCAGACACTATAACTATGTATTTGCTATTGGAGAAGACGCCGAGAATTATTACAAAAGTTGGTCTAGTCATTGGAAAGTAATTCCTTTTGCCTACTGTGTGGACGAAAATAGGACATTAGCCAAGCTAGAATTGAGTCCTTTAATAAAACTGCTTTTTGTAGGTAATTTAACGGAGCGAAAAAATGTTAAATTAATTCTTCAAGCATTAAAAACCTGCAAGAACAAAGCTCTTTTCCACTTATCAATAGTAGGCGATGGTGATCAAAGAGAGATGCTGGAAACTTACGTAAAATCAAATAATCTCGATCAACAAGTAAGCTTTAAAGGTAGCTCTCCTATAAATCAAATCCCCAAAATCATGGATGAACATGATTGCCTTATCCTCCCCTCTGTACATGACGGGTGGGGAGCTGTTGTAAATGAAGGCCTACACGCTGGTCTTTACGTTTTATGCAGCGACCGTTGCGGCGCAAAAGCATTACTTTCTGATTCGGAGCGCGGATTAATATTTAAATCGAACAATACTCAGAACCTTGTTAAAAGTCTTCAGGATATAGAAGGTAAAATTTCAGAAATACGCTCAAATAGACCTAAAAGGCAAGCTTGGTCCGAAAAGAGTATTGGAGGACAAGCAATCGCGGAATATCTTGTTAGCTGTTTAACTTCAAACACATTACCCAAAGCTCCTTGGAAAATAGACAACAAATGA
- a CDS encoding glycosyltransferase, which yields MKVLHIIASLDESAGGPSRSVPLTCRYLARAGVQIELIAAPSANPVELESEEGLQVRFLHLKELHTFGKNLRKGDYDLVHLQHIWHPYIHVMAKAARRAGIAYLITPRGMLEPWIMNRNRWKKQLAMFLYQRRDIRKASVLHATCQLEQDNIRALGFKNTITNISNGMELATIPSPKENYGSKKLVFLSRIHPKKGIELLLEVWKQLNQSEWTLEIAGNGDENYLQALQNKIKHESITGVSLVGPQYGEAKWNFLKSADLFVLPTYSENFGIAIAEALAVGVPVITTTGTPWKELETHHCGWWIDLSVDSLTKTLKEAMHQSSTDLRQMGMNGVQLIRKQYSIEQVSERLILVYRDIIEKR from the coding sequence ATGAAAGTTCTCCACATCATAGCTTCTCTAGATGAAAGTGCCGGAGGCCCTTCTCGCAGTGTCCCGCTAACCTGTCGTTATTTGGCGCGTGCAGGTGTACAAATTGAACTAATCGCAGCACCCAGTGCTAACCCTGTTGAATTAGAGTCGGAAGAAGGATTGCAGGTTCGTTTCCTTCATTTAAAGGAACTCCATACGTTTGGTAAAAACCTGCGAAAAGGAGACTATGACTTGGTCCACTTACAACATATCTGGCATCCTTACATTCATGTGATGGCCAAAGCTGCGCGTCGGGCAGGCATTGCCTACCTGATCACTCCGCGTGGCATGCTGGAGCCCTGGATCATGAATCGCAATCGCTGGAAAAAACAATTAGCGATGTTCTTGTATCAGCGTCGGGATATCCGTAAAGCCAGCGTGTTGCATGCGACTTGTCAGTTGGAACAGGATAATATCCGTGCACTGGGTTTCAAAAATACTATTACGAACATTTCCAATGGTATGGAATTGGCAACCATTCCTTCACCGAAAGAAAACTACGGAAGTAAAAAGCTGGTTTTTTTGAGCCGGATTCATCCGAAAAAAGGAATCGAGCTTCTATTAGAAGTATGGAAGCAATTGAATCAATCTGAATGGACCTTGGAAATTGCCGGCAACGGGGATGAGAACTACCTGCAGGCTTTGCAAAACAAGATCAAGCACGAGAGCATCACAGGCGTTTCGCTCGTTGGCCCTCAATATGGTGAGGCCAAGTGGAACTTTTTGAAAAGTGCCGACCTCTTTGTGTTACCCACCTACAGCGAAAATTTCGGGATCGCGATTGCCGAAGCTCTCGCGGTAGGCGTACCAGTGATTACCACCACCGGTACACCTTGGAAAGAACTGGAAACACACCATTGTGGATGGTGGATTGATTTATCAGTAGATTCCTTGACAAAAACGCTAAAGGAAGCTATGCATCAATCCAGCACAGACCTGAGACAGATGGGGATGAACGGGGTACAACTTATTCGTAAACAATATAGCATAGAACAAGTATCTGAACGTTTAATTCTCGTTTACCGGGATATAATAGAAAAAAGGTGA
- a CDS encoding glycosyltransferase, with the protein MNILFLIGKYPYFGGTEKVTTILANEFDTNGHHVSIASFEQAMPELQDELNSTIKLHTLSYPTLSFTNQDKLRRIVRQEKVDIIINQWCLPFYVTLLCKTVIRGTGCKLVSVHHNAPDSNARITDLQIKMKEEKSPFLKRFFLYYPKFVAIQTIIRLSMRYVYRNSDNYVVLSDSFRTVFSNFSKIKSPKKLRVISNPLTIPSNGRSITEKENLIIYVGRIDYNQKRVNRIIEIWEKINKLNPDWKLEIIGEGPEKNNLQQIVEERKIARVSFEGFQDPTSYYKRASLLLLTSEYEGFGLVIVEGMNFGTIPLVLGTYSAVYDIIDNDKNGYILPAPFNAVEFSDRIQNLIDNSIKRKEMSCDAIQSIGKFSVGEVVSRWNKLFDELKKGIND; encoded by the coding sequence GTGAATATTCTCTTTCTAATTGGGAAGTACCCCTACTTTGGTGGTACCGAAAAAGTGACGACAATATTGGCGAATGAATTCGATACGAATGGACACCATGTATCGATTGCATCTTTTGAACAAGCTATGCCTGAGTTGCAAGATGAACTAAATTCAACAATAAAGCTCCATACCCTATCCTATCCAACTTTATCGTTTACAAATCAGGATAAATTGCGTCGAATTGTGCGTCAAGAAAAGGTAGATATCATTATCAATCAATGGTGCTTACCATTCTATGTTACTTTACTTTGCAAAACAGTAATTAGGGGAACAGGCTGTAAATTGGTCTCGGTACATCACAATGCTCCGGATAGTAATGCCCGGATAACTGATCTCCAAATTAAAATGAAGGAAGAAAAATCTCCCTTTTTAAAACGCTTCTTTCTTTATTATCCAAAATTTGTCGCTATTCAAACGATTATTCGGCTTAGCATGCGATATGTTTATCGGAACAGCGACAACTATGTTGTGCTTTCCGATAGCTTTCGAACTGTATTCTCGAACTTTTCGAAAATAAAATCGCCCAAAAAATTAAGAGTGATATCAAATCCACTCACGATCCCATCCAATGGAAGATCCATTACCGAGAAAGAGAACCTAATAATCTATGTTGGACGAATAGATTATAATCAGAAAAGGGTAAATCGGATTATTGAAATATGGGAAAAAATTAATAAGCTAAACCCGGATTGGAAACTGGAAATCATAGGAGAAGGACCAGAAAAGAATAACCTTCAACAAATAGTTGAAGAGCGGAAAATAGCTAGAGTGTCGTTTGAGGGATTTCAAGACCCGACGAGTTATTACAAAAGAGCTTCACTTCTTTTATTAACGTCAGAATATGAAGGGTTTGGACTTGTAATTGTTGAAGGTATGAATTTCGGGACTATACCTCTGGTGCTAGGAACGTATTCAGCAGTATATGATATTATTGACAACGATAAAAACGGGTATATTCTGCCTGCTCCCTTCAATGCTGTTGAATTTTCAGATCGAATCCAAAATCTTATTGATAATTCAATCAAACGAAAAGAGATGTCATGTGATGCAATACAATCAATTGGAAAATTTTCTGTTGGAGAAGTTGTTTCAAGGTGGAACAAGCTATTCGATGAACTAAAAAAAGGAATCAATGATTAA
- a CDS encoding polysaccharide pyruvyl transferase family protein: protein MIKVGLLTLPFNFNYGGVLQGYALKSTLEKLGTHVTIISRRQNRSNIIKRSIVWSKWESFKILQYSRSLRVFPLVSFEHFKRKNINEITPNIFSDKKLNSIVDKHAFDAYVVGSDQVWNINASPNLYNHYLSFVTNPNAKKVAYAASFGKEEWLYPESATEECSKLAKNFDAISVREDSGVKLCREYLGVNAAHMVDPTMLLNADEYRKLYNDQHIAPFDGKIFTYILDENEDKRIFIEKVCSILKQNSFDLKSESLLHKLQTIKRRHFPTIETWLKAFNDSDYIITDSFHGTIFSIIFNKPFIAIANKDRGLARFESLLKMFQLENRLVENLESVPQSLLKTPIDWDNVNNIVESRKQMSIDFLKTSLFAN, encoded by the coding sequence ATGATTAAAGTTGGCTTATTAACGCTTCCATTCAACTTCAACTACGGAGGCGTCCTTCAGGGTTATGCGCTTAAAAGCACATTGGAAAAACTGGGAACGCATGTAACCATTATAAGTAGAAGACAAAACAGAAGTAATATCATCAAAAGGTCAATTGTCTGGTCTAAATGGGAATCATTTAAGATCTTGCAGTATAGTCGGTCTTTGAGAGTGTTTCCTCTTGTAAGCTTTGAACATTTCAAACGAAAAAATATAAATGAAATAACTCCCAATATATTCTCGGATAAAAAACTAAACTCCATTGTAGATAAGCATGCATTTGATGCATACGTGGTCGGAAGTGACCAGGTCTGGAATATAAACGCATCCCCAAACCTATACAATCATTACCTCAGTTTCGTAACTAATCCGAACGCAAAGAAAGTTGCCTATGCCGCTTCATTTGGTAAGGAAGAATGGTTATACCCGGAGTCAGCCACCGAGGAATGCTCAAAATTAGCCAAGAATTTTGATGCTATATCTGTCAGAGAGGACAGTGGTGTCAAACTCTGCCGGGAATATCTGGGAGTGAACGCAGCTCACATGGTTGATCCAACTATGCTTTTGAACGCCGATGAGTATCGTAAATTATATAACGATCAACATATCGCTCCGTTTGACGGAAAAATATTTACCTACATCTTAGATGAGAACGAAGATAAGAGAATATTTATCGAGAAGGTCTGTTCAATTTTAAAGCAAAATTCGTTTGATTTAAAATCAGAGTCGCTACTTCATAAATTACAAACAATCAAAAGAAGGCACTTCCCAACGATTGAAACCTGGCTGAAAGCATTCAACGATAGTGACTATATTATAACCGATTCATTCCACGGTACTATTTTCTCAATTATTTTTAACAAACCTTTTATTGCAATTGCAAACAAAGATAGAGGGTTGGCACGTTTTGAATCACTACTCAAAATGTTTCAACTTGAGAACAGACTGGTAGAAAACCTGGAATCTGTACCCCAATCACTATTAAAGACCCCTATTGATTGGGACAATGTGAACAACATCGTGGAGAGCAGAAAACAGATGTCTATCGATTTCCTAAAAACCAGTTTATTCGCTAATTAA
- a CDS encoding Coenzyme F420 hydrogenase/dehydrogenase, beta subunit C-terminal domain: MRQIPSVVKHVVHQDLCTGCGICTSFCNEKVIKMDWNSQGFLIPVQSGTCSQDNNCISVCPFNPFPEEKLKTETEISSLFLDTVSASNHKKLGNYFNTYAGYSIEHRMKSSSGGIATYVSKILLEKKIVKYIINVVESKEQNHHFSYTIGGSIEEVSKSAKTRYYPVTLENVFEKITSLDGDVAIVGIPCFIKAIRLAQIKNPDLRDKIKFTIGIICGGIKSKFFTEYLTQKAGVSSNKLSSIDYRIKDISSHAGDYSFGVKTTNSNDLHDIKMRTVGDMWGTGLFKANACDFCDDVSAELADISLGDAWIRPFVNDGQGTNVIITRTSLADQILQDGLKNDELHIEPIQKEEFIKSQKGSYTHRQDCLSYRIKLSDLKYLPPKRVKSKVLPPDVKIIQKLRRQTRLNSLTTWANTHDAEKFDAMMKPSLRKLRLITKFNHYKRGVVDKLKKL, from the coding sequence ATGAGACAAATTCCTAGCGTTGTAAAACACGTTGTACATCAAGACTTATGCACAGGGTGTGGCATATGCACATCTTTCTGCAATGAGAAAGTAATCAAAATGGACTGGAATTCTCAAGGTTTCCTTATACCTGTTCAATCTGGTACCTGTAGTCAAGACAACAATTGCATATCGGTATGTCCATTTAATCCATTTCCGGAAGAAAAATTGAAAACGGAAACTGAAATTTCTTCTCTATTTCTAGATACTGTATCAGCCTCAAACCATAAAAAGCTTGGGAACTATTTTAACACCTACGCTGGATATTCAATTGAGCACCGGATGAAATCATCTTCAGGAGGTATTGCAACTTATGTATCGAAAATATTATTAGAAAAGAAAATTGTTAAATATATAATCAACGTAGTTGAATCAAAGGAACAAAACCACCATTTTAGCTATACAATTGGAGGCTCTATCGAAGAAGTTTCTAAATCTGCCAAAACCAGATATTACCCAGTCACCCTGGAAAATGTATTTGAAAAAATAACAAGTTTAGATGGAGATGTAGCGATTGTCGGCATACCTTGCTTTATAAAAGCAATACGGTTAGCTCAAATAAAAAATCCCGATTTACGAGACAAGATAAAATTTACAATCGGTATTATTTGTGGAGGTATAAAAAGCAAGTTCTTCACCGAATATCTTACTCAGAAAGCAGGGGTTTCAAGTAATAAGCTTTCAAGTATAGACTATCGTATTAAGGACATCTCTAGTCATGCCGGAGATTATTCTTTCGGTGTTAAAACTACAAACAGCAACGATCTCCATGACATTAAAATGAGAACAGTTGGCGACATGTGGGGAACTGGTCTTTTTAAAGCAAATGCTTGCGACTTTTGTGATGATGTTTCAGCAGAACTCGCAGATATCTCATTGGGCGATGCTTGGATTAGACCTTTTGTTAACGATGGCCAAGGTACCAACGTCATTATAACCAGAACATCTCTTGCAGACCAGATTTTACAAGATGGACTGAAAAACGACGAACTGCACATTGAACCGATTCAAAAGGAAGAATTTATAAAATCACAAAAGGGAAGTTACACTCATCGGCAAGACTGTTTGAGCTACAGAATAAAACTTTCTGATCTAAAATATTTACCTCCCAAAAGAGTTAAGTCAAAAGTACTACCTCCCGATGTGAAAATTATTCAGAAACTCAGAAGACAAACGAGATTAAATAGCCTAACAACTTGGGCTAATACGCATGATGCTGAAAAATTCGATGCAATGATGAAGCCTAGTTTAAGGAAACTGAGATTAATTACAAAATTTAACCATTACAAGAGAGGGGTTGTAGATAAACTCAAGAAATTATAA
- a CDS encoding LbetaH domain-containing protein has protein sequence MEKLTLNNYTEPKPKYFKRLVWLIINRTIFRCFIGKKMFFLRTSLLKLFGADMPFRVMIYPSCKIHAPWNLRIGKYACIGPNTEIYNKAFIDIGANTVISQGAFLCSASHDISKKLLPLVSQPITIADQAWIAADTFIGPGVTVGQGAVVGARSAVFKDVEAWVVVGGNPAKFIKKREIEA, from the coding sequence ATGGAAAAATTAACTCTGAATAACTATACTGAACCAAAGCCCAAATATTTTAAAAGACTTGTTTGGTTGATTATTAATCGAACAATTTTCAGATGTTTTATTGGAAAAAAAATGTTCTTCCTCAGAACATCACTTTTAAAGCTATTTGGCGCTGATATGCCTTTCCGTGTAATGATCTATCCATCATGTAAAATACATGCTCCATGGAACCTGAGAATTGGGAAATATGCTTGCATTGGACCGAATACCGAAATTTACAACAAAGCATTCATTGATATTGGCGCTAACACTGTTATATCTCAAGGTGCATTTTTATGTAGTGCCTCACACGACATTTCAAAAAAACTCCTTCCTCTCGTTTCTCAACCAATTACAATAGCCGACCAAGCCTGGATTGCAGCCGATACTTTCATAGGCCCGGGGGTTACCGTTGGGCAGGGAGCTGTTGTTGGAGCTCGATCAGCTGTATTTAAAGATGTGGAAGCTTGGGTGGTGGTGGGGGGCAACCCCGCCAAATTCATCAAAAAACGCGAAATAGAAGCATGA
- a CDS encoding glycosyltransferase family 2 protein: MKTSIAAIILTYNEEKHIVRCIQSLSALVDEVFVVDSFSTDKTMELAAQLGAKVYQNPFVNQAVQFNWALKNCPIESDWIIRIDADEYIDNKQGLDLRAYLAERPAGVNGLIISRKIVFMGRELLHGGWYPKWNLRVFRQGMGECENRWMDEHIVLSEGQAEYLKLDFVDENLNDLSWWTQKHNNYSSREAADYYLQLEQFQSEHAVDAKFFGSDAERKRWLKAKYHAFPLFIRPMLNFVYRYFFKLGFLDGKAGFVWHVLQGFWYRFLVDAKIYELRRRFGNDTEAIIQYIRENYRLD, from the coding sequence ATGAAGACTAGCATAGCTGCGATTATCCTCACTTATAATGAGGAAAAACATATTGTCCGCTGCATTCAGTCTTTATCGGCGTTGGTTGATGAAGTGTTTGTAGTGGATTCGTTTAGCACGGATAAAACTATGGAATTAGCCGCCCAATTGGGGGCAAAGGTTTACCAAAATCCGTTTGTAAACCAGGCGGTTCAGTTTAACTGGGCTCTGAAGAACTGCCCGATTGAGTCGGACTGGATTATCCGCATTGATGCCGATGAATACATCGACAACAAGCAAGGGCTGGATTTACGAGCCTACCTGGCCGAACGGCCTGCGGGCGTCAATGGGCTAATCATTAGCCGTAAGATTGTGTTTATGGGCCGGGAGCTGCTTCATGGCGGCTGGTATCCGAAATGGAACCTTCGGGTGTTTCGCCAGGGAATGGGCGAATGTGAAAACCGCTGGATGGACGAACACATTGTGTTGAGCGAAGGGCAGGCGGAGTATTTAAAACTGGATTTTGTTGACGAAAACCTGAACGACCTTAGCTGGTGGACCCAGAAACACAATAACTATTCGAGCCGGGAAGCGGCCGACTATTACCTGCAACTGGAACAATTTCAAAGCGAGCATGCGGTTGATGCGAAGTTTTTTGGTTCGGATGCCGAACGCAAGCGCTGGCTAAAAGCCAAATACCACGCGTTCCCTTTGTTTATTCGCCCGATGCTAAACTTTGTCTATCGTTACTTTTTCAAACTGGGTTTTCTGGATGGCAAAGCGGGCTTTGTGTGGCATGTACTGCAGGGCTTTTGGTACCGCTTTTTAGTAGATGCCAAGATCTACGAATTACGACGTCGCTTTGGGAATGACACCGAGGCGATTATCCAATACATCCGGGAAAACTATCGGCTGGATTAA
- a CDS encoding glycosyltransferase family 2 protein → MEPIKVSIVTVVYNAKSTIVDCIESVLSQDYPHIEHIVVDGGSKDGTCDRIAPYMKLLGAFVSEKDKGIYDALNKGINMATGDIVGILHSDDLFYETSTVSKVVAEFEKSQADLVYANGMYVPKNDVSQVKRVYKAKPFAEYFIDFGWIPLHTTIYVKREVFEQYGLYDDSFAIASDYDISLRWFKNPEIKKHFLDHWVVKMRLGGKSTSTNLQKKKSTEDLTIIKRHELHGYFTLFCKVSRKIPQYLWPRLIRMRDGLAMEQRVLSTEGQSLGL, encoded by the coding sequence ATGGAACCAATAAAAGTATCTATTGTAACGGTTGTTTATAACGCCAAATCAACGATTGTCGACTGTATTGAGTCGGTATTGAGTCAGGATTATCCTCATATTGAGCATATTGTCGTGGATGGTGGTTCAAAGGATGGAACTTGTGATCGCATTGCACCTTATATGAAGCTTTTGGGTGCGTTTGTTTCAGAGAAGGATAAGGGCATCTATGATGCTCTGAACAAAGGTATTAATATGGCTACCGGTGATATCGTCGGTATACTGCATTCGGACGATTTGTTTTACGAAACATCGACGGTGAGTAAAGTTGTTGCCGAATTTGAGAAAAGCCAGGCCGACCTGGTGTACGCGAATGGTATGTATGTTCCGAAGAACGACGTGAGCCAGGTGAAGCGTGTTTACAAGGCCAAGCCTTTTGCTGAATATTTCATCGACTTTGGCTGGATTCCGCTGCACACCACTATTTACGTGAAACGCGAGGTGTTTGAACAATACGGTTTGTACGATGATAGTTTCGCTATTGCCAGCGACTACGACATTAGCCTGCGCTGGTTTAAAAATCCGGAAATCAAGAAACACTTTTTGGATCACTGGGTGGTGAAAATGCGCCTGGGAGGAAAAAGTACGTCAACAAACTTACAGAAGAAAAAATCGACTGAGGACCTGACGATTATTAAACGTCACGAGTTACACGGCTATTTCACCTTGTTCTGCAAGGTAAGCCGGAAGATTCCGCAATACCTGTGGCCTCGTTTGATTCGTATGCGCGATGGATTGGCAATGGAACAAAGAGTACTCAGTACAGAAGGACAGTCGCTCGGTCTGTAA